A portion of the Anaerolineae bacterium genome contains these proteins:
- a CDS encoding ABC transporter ATP-binding protein has translation MEPLLKVEDLHVSYGAIKALHGISFYVNEGEIVTLLGANGAGKSTTLRTISGLLIPDKGRILYDGVDLTLLPADVIVKKGIIHVPEGRKVFANLTVLENLEMGAYTLKDRREIEENLERVFKLFPRLKERAYQMGGTLSGGEQQMLALGRALMARPRLLLMDEPSMGLAPILIEEIYETIKEINRQGVTILLVEQNAHMALSVAHRGYVLEAGIITIEGTAQELRENPQVKIAYLGGE, from the coding sequence ATGGAACCACTTCTAAAGGTAGAGGATTTGCACGTCTCCTACGGAGCAATAAAAGCCCTGCACGGCATCTCGTTCTACGTGAACGAAGGAGAAATTGTAACCCTTCTTGGAGCTAATGGCGCCGGAAAATCCACCACCTTGCGCACAATTTCTGGCCTCCTTATTCCCGATAAAGGCAGAATACTCTACGACGGAGTGGACCTCACCCTCCTCCCAGCTGATGTCATTGTAAAAAAAGGGATAATTCACGTCCCAGAGGGCCGAAAAGTCTTCGCCAACTTAACGGTTCTGGAAAATCTGGAGATGGGAGCCTATACTCTGAAAGATCGCAGGGAAATAGAGGAGAACCTGGAAAGGGTCTTCAAACTTTTCCCAAGGCTTAAGGAGAGGGCCTATCAGATGGGCGGAACCCTCTCGGGTGGGGAACAGCAGATGTTAGCCCTCGGAAGAGCCCTTATGGCTCGCCCTCGTCTTCTCCTTATGGATGAACCTTCCATGGGGTTGGCTCCCATCCTCATTGAAGAGATTTATGAAACCATAAAAGAGATTAACCGCCAGGGAGTAACCATCCTTCTGGTGGAGCAAAACGCTCACATGGCCCTTTCAGTGGCCCACAGGGGATATGTCCTGGAGGCTGGTATCATAACCATAGAAGGCACAGCTCAAGAGCTCCGGGAGAACCCTCAAGTCAAAATAGCTTACTTAGGAGGAGAATAA
- a CDS encoding ABC transporter ATP-binding protein, whose product MSEERPVILEIKGLTHYFDSLKAVSDFSITLRDGELVGLIGPNGAGKTTVFNLITGVYRPTAGSIRFRGVELVGLPPHEIIRLGIGRTFQNIRLFPNLTVLDNVRIAHHYLVNYGIFDSFLRSSKFSKGEKEITELAQELLEIFGLADRQNDIAGSLPYGMQRKLEIARALATKPKLLLLDEPAAGMNPREIDQLMELIRFVRDRFNLTILLVEHRMRLIMNICEWITVMDFGEVIARGKPEEVRNNPKVIEAYLGRLAIR is encoded by the coding sequence ATGAGTGAGGAGAGGCCGGTAATCCTTGAAATCAAGGGTTTAACCCATTACTTTGATAGCCTTAAAGCGGTGAGCGATTTCTCCATAACTTTGAGGGATGGAGAATTGGTGGGCCTCATAGGCCCTAACGGTGCAGGTAAAACCACCGTCTTCAACCTTATCACAGGAGTATACAGGCCCACAGCCGGAAGCATCCGTTTCAGAGGTGTGGAGTTAGTGGGTCTCCCTCCCCATGAAATAATCAGGCTTGGGATAGGCCGTACCTTTCAGAATATCAGGCTTTTCCCTAACCTGACGGTTTTGGACAACGTGCGTATAGCCCACCACTACCTTGTCAACTATGGGATTTTTGATTCTTTCCTCCGTTCCTCAAAATTCAGCAAAGGGGAGAAGGAGATAACAGAGCTGGCTCAGGAGCTTCTGGAAATCTTTGGCCTGGCTGATAGACAGAACGATATTGCCGGAAGCTTGCCTTACGGAATGCAGAGGAAACTGGAGATCGCCAGAGCTTTGGCTACAAAGCCCAAGCTTTTGCTTCTGGATGAGCCAGCGGCAGGTATGAACCCCAGAGAGATTGACCAGTTAATGGAACTTATCCGTTTCGTCCGGGACCGGTTTAACCTTACCATCCTTCTGGTGGAGCACAGAATGCGCCTCATAATGAACATATGTGAGTGGATCACAGTGATGGACTTTGGAGAGGTGATAGCTCGGGGCAAGCCTGAGGAGGTGCGCAACAATCCGAAAGTTATAGAAGCCTATCTGGGTCGTCTGGCAATCCGTTAG
- a CDS encoding branched-chain amino acid ABC transporter permease, with protein sequence MVQKLKSPAVFFFTGALLIFALVQFLIETGRLNAYWQTILFWGAAMTMVSLGLNLIYGFNGQFSLGQFGFYALGAYTSADITWRWVRGDPSGLVVVIGGSILALLFMWGVASFLKRFYGVSVFTEFVFHAFATVAGFAIAVKYLRPLLGPAVYSFIQSLPEPVGRQIVFFLALLGGTAIAGIVSFLFGIPVLTLGSDYLGIATLGFTIIVKVLLDNSDTILPFPEMKGARGMVGIPKWTTWPWVFVCFMFVVLFMRNLLHSSVGRAIVSIKEDERAAALMGIDVARTKILAFVVGSVFAGLAGGIRAHDQGFLHPTMFGFLPSFNPLIIVVFGGLGSMTGTIITGFFWVFLLEGVLRLVLPTGFENWRYVIYPLVLLLLMLLRPQGLMGRYEIPFLRQTYPPVRKAAEAKA encoded by the coding sequence ATGGTCCAGAAGCTCAAAAGCCCTGCGGTTTTCTTTTTCACCGGTGCCCTTTTAATCTTCGCTTTAGTCCAGTTCCTGATAGAAACAGGTAGACTCAATGCTTACTGGCAGACAATCCTCTTCTGGGGCGCTGCCATGACTATGGTGAGCCTCGGCCTCAACCTGATCTATGGTTTCAACGGACAATTCTCCCTCGGTCAATTCGGGTTCTATGCCCTGGGAGCTTACACTTCCGCTGATATTACCTGGCGCTGGGTAAGAGGAGACCCCTCAGGACTGGTAGTGGTTATAGGAGGATCAATACTGGCTCTGCTGTTCATGTGGGGCGTGGCCAGTTTCCTTAAGCGGTTCTACGGTGTAAGTGTTTTCACCGAGTTTGTCTTCCACGCCTTTGCCACTGTCGCTGGTTTTGCCATAGCTGTCAAATATCTCCGCCCTCTCTTGGGGCCAGCTGTTTACTCTTTCATCCAGAGCCTTCCGGAGCCGGTGGGAAGACAGATTGTATTCTTCCTGGCTTTGCTGGGAGGAACAGCCATCGCTGGAATTGTGAGTTTCCTGTTTGGAATTCCTGTCCTAACCCTTGGTTCCGACTATCTCGGGATTGCCACTCTGGGGTTTACAATCATTGTAAAGGTCCTCTTAGATAACTCTGACACAATTTTGCCGTTCCCTGAGATGAAAGGGGCCAGAGGGATGGTAGGAATACCCAAGTGGACCACATGGCCCTGGGTTTTTGTGTGCTTCATGTTTGTAGTGCTTTTCATGCGCAATCTCCTGCATTCCAGCGTAGGCAGGGCTATAGTCTCCATCAAGGAAGATGAAAGGGCAGCTGCCCTTATGGGCATAGATGTAGCGCGCACTAAAATACTGGCTTTTGTAGTAGGAAGCGTCTTTGCTGGATTGGCTGGGGGTATAAGAGCTCATGACCAAGGTTTCCTGCACCCCACAATGTTCGGATTTCTCCCCTCCTTTAACCCTCTTATCATCGTTGTCTTCGGTGGTCTTGGCAGCATGACGGGCACCATAATTACGGGGTTCTTCTGGGTATTTTTGCTGGAAGGAGTTCTAAGGCTTGTTCTTCCCACAGGCTTTGAGAACTGGCGTTACGTGATTTACCCCCTGGTTTTGCTTCTCCTTATGCTCTTAAGACCCCAGGGGCTTATGGGACGCTATGAGATCCCATTCCTGCGGCAGACTTATCCTCCTGTTCGGAAAGCGGCGGAGGCTAAAGCATGA
- a CDS encoding branched-chain amino acid ABC transporter permease — MASPEVFVQQILNGIQLGFLYALIALGYTMVYGIIRLINFAHGDVFMVGAMTSFFAISAMELHRWPFKLWPGINNTAGTLLGSITVIILSMITCSLLAVTIERFAYRPLRAMPRIAALITAIGVSFFLEYFGALPFVYTNNYITYPRPFELTVLRAEDIPPWALGLVSGLFLTTLTTYFVLNGLGNRGNSKAALLRHNPVIQFFLYLGGLLTLILSLVVVLPSSGIIKWDLTISNVMLVIMSISVFLVVALQYIVTRTKVGKAMRASAYDKPTSRLMGINVDYVIAITFAIGGALAGAGGVLYAIAFKRIHHLMGILPGLKAFISAVLGGIGSIPGALVGSLTIGMAEVLSAGVISSPMRDAVAFSLLIIILLIRPQGIFGEAPGEKV; from the coding sequence ATGGCAAGCCCTGAAGTCTTCGTTCAGCAAATCCTAAACGGGATTCAGCTGGGGTTTCTCTACGCACTTATCGCTCTTGGTTACACTATGGTTTACGGTATTATAAGGCTGATAAACTTTGCCCACGGCGATGTTTTCATGGTGGGGGCCATGACCAGTTTCTTCGCCATCTCCGCTATGGAACTCCACCGCTGGCCCTTTAAACTATGGCCAGGAATCAATAACACAGCTGGAACGCTGTTGGGTTCAATCACTGTCATAATCCTCTCCATGATTACATGTTCCCTCTTGGCCGTAACTATAGAAAGGTTCGCTTACAGGCCCTTAAGGGCTATGCCAAGAATTGCCGCTCTAATTACCGCTATAGGCGTTTCCTTCTTCCTTGAGTATTTCGGGGCCTTGCCTTTCGTTTACACCAATAACTACATTACATATCCTCGCCCCTTTGAACTTACAGTCCTCAGAGCTGAAGATATTCCCCCCTGGGCTCTGGGGCTTGTAAGCGGGCTGTTTTTGACCACTCTTACCACATACTTTGTTCTCAATGGACTGGGCAACAGGGGGAACTCTAAGGCCGCGCTGTTGCGGCACAATCCCGTCATTCAATTCTTCTTGTATTTAGGCGGCCTTCTGACCTTGATTCTGAGCCTTGTGGTGGTTCTCCCCTCTTCGGGGATAATCAAATGGGACTTGACTATTTCCAACGTGATGCTGGTAATTATGAGCATCTCGGTGTTCCTGGTGGTGGCACTTCAGTACATAGTCACCAGGACGAAAGTCGGTAAGGCTATGAGAGCTTCAGCCTACGATAAGCCCACCTCAAGGCTTATGGGAATAAACGTAGACTATGTTATAGCCATAACCTTTGCCATAGGAGGGGCTTTAGCAGGGGCAGGTGGAGTCCTTTATGCCATTGCCTTTAAACGAATCCACCACCTGATGGGGATACTACCAGGCCTTAAAGCCTTTATCTCCGCAGTCCTGGGAGGGATTGGCAGTATCCCAGGTGCTCTGGTAGGTTCCCTTACCATAGGCATGGCTGAAGTCCTCAGTGCAGGCGTAATTTCAAGCCCCATGCGGGATGCAGTAGCTTTCTCGCTTCTGATAATCATCTTGCTTATAAGGCCTCAAGGTATTTTCGGAGAGGCCCCTGGGGAAAAGGTGTAA
- a CDS encoding ABC transporter substrate-binding protein, with protein sequence MGKRIFMVLTLLTIVAGLVACKPAPTPTPAPATPTPVPPTPTPVPPTPTPAPAELKVAILAPLSGDVATYGESTRDGALLAIEEWNAKGGVLGRKIVPIIEDSMCEAEPAVAAANKVIEQDKVKFIIGEVCSKASIPVSEIATAKGVLQITPTSTNPKVTIDEAGKAKPTVFRACFIDSFQGLVGAKFALETLKAKTAAVLLDQGNDYVRGLAEFFRDAFEKGGGKVVVWETYTAGDTDFSAILTKVKEAKPDILYLPDYYSTVNVIAAQARQLGITATMMGGDGWDSPQLDLKAVDGGYFTNHYAPEDPRPVVKEWVEKYKAKYGKVPDALATLAYDAAYILFEAIQAAGTDDPIQVAKTMEKMKFQVVSGEVAFDDQHNPVKPAAILYVKDGQVKFVTIVSP encoded by the coding sequence ATGGGTAAGCGTATCTTTATGGTGCTGACCTTGCTCACCATCGTAGCGGGGCTTGTAGCTTGTAAGCCAGCACCTACGCCCACACCAGCACCGGCAACCCCAACGCCGGTTCCGCCAACCCCGACCCCAGTTCCACCAACGCCGACGCCAGCCCCGGCAGAACTTAAAGTTGCTATTCTGGCTCCCCTAAGCGGCGATGTGGCTACTTACGGTGAGTCCACTCGTGACGGCGCTCTCCTGGCCATTGAAGAGTGGAACGCCAAAGGCGGGGTCCTCGGCCGCAAGATCGTCCCCATCATTGAGGACAGTATGTGCGAGGCTGAGCCTGCTGTCGCCGCTGCCAATAAGGTCATTGAGCAGGATAAGGTTAAGTTCATCATCGGTGAAGTGTGCTCCAAGGCCTCAATACCTGTCTCCGAAATCGCTACGGCCAAGGGTGTCCTCCAGATAACCCCCACTTCCACTAACCCCAAAGTCACCATTGATGAGGCAGGCAAGGCCAAACCCACTGTATTCAGGGCCTGCTTCATTGACTCATTCCAGGGCCTTGTGGGTGCCAAGTTCGCACTGGAGACCCTGAAGGCCAAGACCGCAGCTGTCCTTCTGGACCAGGGTAACGACTACGTCCGCGGCCTGGCTGAGTTCTTCCGCGATGCTTTTGAGAAGGGCGGCGGCAAGGTAGTGGTCTGGGAGACCTACACCGCCGGTGACACGGACTTCTCCGCTATCCTGACCAAAGTCAAGGAAGCCAAGCCCGACATCCTCTACTTGCCCGACTACTACTCCACTGTGAACGTGATCGCTGCTCAGGCCCGCCAGCTCGGGATCACTGCTACCATGATGGGTGGTGACGGTTGGGACTCCCCGCAACTTGACCTGAAAGCCGTAGATGGCGGCTACTTCACCAACCACTACGCTCCTGAAGACCCACGTCCCGTTGTAAAGGAGTGGGTTGAAAAGTACAAGGCCAAGTATGGGAAGGTCCCGGATGCCCTTGCCACCCTGGCTTACGACGCTGCTTATATCCTCTTTGAAGCCATCCAGGCTGCCGGCACCGATGATCCCATTCAGGTAGCCAAGACCATGGAGAAGATGAAGTTCCAGGTGGTCTCGGGCGAGGTGGCCTTTGACGATCAACACAACCCCGTTAAGCCTGCCGCCATCCTCTATGTTAAAGACGGCCAGGTCAAATTCGTGACCATCGTTTCCCCGTAA
- a CDS encoding DUF6506 family protein produces MAFNALFVAHAPDADPEKHGYLIETPKYRLFVRVVQNQVQAIQVCQDLVKREGVHAIILCPGFTHIEIAELAKAVGENVGIFVARGDPPSNRIVAKVMEKEGWFSREE; encoded by the coding sequence ATGGCGTTCAATGCGTTGTTTGTTGCTCATGCTCCCGATGCAGATCCGGAGAAACACGGATATTTGATTGAAACCCCTAAATATAGGCTGTTTGTGAGGGTGGTCCAGAATCAGGTTCAGGCAATACAGGTTTGTCAGGACCTTGTCAAAAGGGAAGGCGTTCACGCGATCATTCTTTGCCCGGGGTTCACACACATAGAGATTGCGGAGCTGGCGAAAGCGGTAGGGGAAAACGTAGGCATTTTTGTGGCTCGAGGGGATCCTCCGAGCAATAGAATTGTGGCAAAAGTTATGGAGAAGGAGGGCTGGTTTTCAAGAGAAGAATAA
- a CDS encoding FAD-binding protein → MYSFDHQVDVLIVGSGAGALVGALVVKEAGFEPLVIEKTDMIGGSSAMSGGGLWIPNNPVSLEAGLKDSFENAWRYLEAVVPDVGPVTSPERRRAFLEYGPKMVEFLRRLGFRWHAAVGYPDYYPEQPGGSKFGRAVEGAIFDGRQLGPWLKRLRIYPGAPPIPFYINEVSAFMVSLRTLQGFTTVLRIFGRLVPRLWGRVPMGMGASLVGQLLYLCLQRNVSIWLESPFLELITENGRVVGAVVEHDGRPLRVRARGGVLLAAGGFEHNQEMREQYLPKPTSKNWTVGAPGNTGDAIRAAQAIGAAVALMDKAWGGPVVITPQGQALFLVGERSLPFSIIVDSKGERFMNESASYVDCWRWQYERHQKVPAIPAWLIMESRHRRYYPFGTLPPGVTPRSASGPHFLVCADTLRDLALRIGVDPDGLERTVVRFNEMARRGRDEDFHRGESAYDRFYSDPRVKPNPNLGPLEQPPFYATAVYPGDLGTAGGLLTNEWGQVVREDGEPITGLYATGNASASLFGGTYPGPGSTIGLACTFAYIAMQHAVRALRERG, encoded by the coding sequence ATGTATTCCTTTGATCATCAGGTTGATGTGCTTATCGTTGGCAGTGGAGCAGGTGCCTTGGTAGGAGCCCTGGTCGTTAAAGAAGCTGGTTTTGAGCCATTGGTAATTGAGAAAACGGACATGATAGGCGGTTCGAGCGCCATGTCAGGCGGTGGCCTATGGATTCCAAACAATCCGGTATCGCTTGAAGCTGGGTTGAAGGACTCTTTTGAAAATGCCTGGCGTTATTTAGAAGCAGTGGTGCCCGACGTCGGACCGGTGACTTCCCCTGAGCGGCGGCGAGCCTTTCTGGAATATGGTCCAAAGATGGTTGAATTTTTGCGCAGGCTGGGGTTTCGCTGGCATGCCGCCGTCGGCTACCCGGACTATTATCCCGAGCAGCCGGGAGGATCCAAGTTCGGGCGGGCTGTTGAGGGTGCCATCTTTGATGGGCGTCAGCTTGGGCCTTGGCTGAAGCGACTCCGCATATACCCGGGCGCGCCCCCTATCCCCTTTTACATAAACGAAGTATCTGCCTTTATGGTTTCGCTGCGCACGTTGCAGGGGTTTACTACTGTACTGCGGATCTTCGGGCGTTTGGTCCCCCGTTTGTGGGGCCGAGTGCCCATGGGTATGGGGGCTTCCCTGGTTGGCCAGCTCTTGTATCTATGCTTACAGCGGAACGTGTCCATCTGGTTGGAAAGCCCTTTCCTTGAATTGATCACCGAAAACGGGCGCGTGGTTGGTGCAGTGGTGGAGCACGACGGCCGTCCACTGCGGGTTAGGGCCCGAGGGGGCGTACTGCTGGCCGCAGGTGGGTTTGAGCACAACCAGGAAATGCGCGAACAGTATTTACCCAAACCCACAAGCAAGAACTGGACGGTGGGTGCACCAGGGAACACAGGAGATGCCATTCGGGCTGCTCAAGCTATTGGCGCGGCTGTGGCCCTGATGGACAAGGCATGGGGTGGGCCTGTGGTGATCACCCCTCAAGGGCAGGCATTGTTTTTAGTGGGTGAACGTTCTCTGCCCTTTTCCATCATTGTGGACAGCAAGGGTGAACGTTTTATGAATGAATCGGCCTCCTACGTGGACTGTTGGCGGTGGCAGTATGAGCGTCACCAGAAGGTTCCAGCTATTCCTGCCTGGTTGATTATGGAAAGTCGGCATCGCCGATACTATCCTTTCGGCACGTTGCCTCCTGGCGTTACCCCGCGCTCGGCAAGCGGTCCCCACTTTCTGGTGTGCGCTGATACCCTGCGCGACTTAGCTTTGCGCATCGGAGTGGACCCCGATGGGCTTGAGCGCACGGTAGTGCGCTTCAACGAGATGGCACGGCGCGGACGAGATGAGGATTTCCATCGTGGCGAAAGCGCGTACGACCGTTTCTACAGTGATCCACGGGTGAAGCCCAATCCCAATCTGGGACCACTGGAGCAGCCTCCTTTCTATGCGACAGCTGTCTATCCCGGCGATTTAGGGACAGCAGGCGGACTACTCACCAACGAATGGGGTCAGGTCGTGCGGGAGGATGGGGAGCCCATTACTGGTCTTTATGCCACAGGCAATGCCTCGGCTTCGTTATTCGGTGGCACCTACCCCGGACCAGGTTCAACCATTGGCCTGGCTTGTACTTTTGCTTACATTGCTATGCAACACGCAGTACGTGCTCTCAGGGAGAGAGGCTGA
- the argS gene encoding arginine--tRNA ligase, with translation MVKRQLEILLLNAIAKACGEEGWPFAPEEISGSLVERPREPQWGDYSSPVPLQLASRFKRAPRLIAQAIVARLPETDILEKVSVEGPGYINFVLASSWLAKQVNEILKQGEEYGNVNLGQGRKVQVEFVSANPTGPLTVGSGRNAVIGDVLANVLAAAGYRVQREYYINDAGTQMRLFAETLYARYAQALGVDEPIPEEGYRGSYMIELGREIASEEGDRFLHLPRQEAVEAIGEIGLKKMLARIKADLEFIGVYHDNWFSERSLYREGLFEKVMAILREKGFIAEREGAIWFVSSELGEDKDNVLIRRTGEPTYFASDIAYHYDKFFRREFDWVIDVWGADHQGHVPRMKAMMKALGLDPERLSIVLYQMVTLKRGGKEVRISKRTGEIVTLRELAEEVGPDAVRFFLLARAPSSHMDFDIDLAVQQSSENPVYYVQYAYARICSIFRNAGDLDYSDGDVRLLTHPRELDLIRQLIRLPEVIELVASQLASHYLAFYSQELASSFHLFYRDCRVLSANPDDLELTKARLKLVKATQIILGKTLRLMGVSAPERM, from the coding sequence ATGGTTAAAAGGCAGTTGGAGATATTGCTTTTGAACGCAATCGCAAAGGCTTGCGGGGAAGAAGGGTGGCCTTTTGCTCCGGAGGAAATCAGCGGCTCGCTTGTGGAACGCCCAAGGGAACCCCAATGGGGAGATTACTCTTCGCCCGTGCCCCTGCAGCTGGCTTCACGCTTCAAAAGAGCCCCGCGCCTCATAGCTCAGGCCATCGTGGCTCGCCTGCCAGAAACCGATATCCTGGAAAAAGTTTCAGTGGAAGGGCCGGGCTATATAAACTTTGTCCTGGCCTCTTCCTGGCTGGCAAAGCAAGTAAATGAAATCTTAAAGCAAGGGGAGGAGTACGGGAATGTAAACCTGGGGCAGGGAAGGAAAGTTCAGGTGGAGTTCGTGAGCGCTAACCCCACTGGCCCCCTGACCGTGGGCTCAGGCCGTAACGCTGTGATTGGAGATGTTCTGGCCAACGTTCTGGCTGCAGCGGGGTACAGGGTTCAACGGGAATATTACATTAACGATGCGGGCACTCAGATGCGCCTCTTCGCTGAAACCCTATATGCCCGCTACGCTCAAGCTTTAGGCGTAGATGAACCTATCCCCGAGGAAGGCTACCGGGGATCTTACATGATAGAACTTGGCCGGGAAATCGCTTCCGAAGAAGGCGATAGATTCCTGCATCTGCCACGCCAGGAGGCGGTAGAAGCCATCGGGGAGATAGGGTTGAAAAAGATGCTTGCCAGAATAAAGGCAGACCTGGAATTCATCGGGGTTTACCACGATAACTGGTTCTCGGAGCGCAGCCTCTACAGAGAAGGCCTTTTTGAAAAAGTGATGGCAATCCTCAGGGAGAAAGGTTTCATCGCTGAGAGAGAGGGAGCCATCTGGTTCGTTTCTTCCGAACTGGGTGAGGATAAGGACAATGTTTTGATCCGCAGGACAGGCGAGCCCACTTATTTTGCCTCCGATATAGCCTATCATTACGATAAGTTCTTCCGCCGGGAGTTTGATTGGGTAATTGACGTTTGGGGAGCTGACCATCAGGGGCATGTGCCCAGGATGAAAGCTATGATGAAAGCCCTGGGGCTTGACCCCGAAAGGCTTTCGATAGTCCTCTATCAGATGGTAACCCTGAAGCGAGGCGGTAAGGAAGTAAGGATTTCCAAAAGAACTGGGGAAATTGTGACTTTGCGGGAGCTGGCTGAAGAGGTGGGGCCCGATGCTGTCCGCTTTTTCCTTCTGGCCCGCGCTCCCTCAAGCCATATGGATTTTGACATAGACCTGGCAGTCCAGCAATCTTCTGAAAACCCCGTCTACTACGTCCAATACGCCTATGCTCGCATCTGCAGCATATTCCGCAATGCTGGAGATCTGGACTATTCCGATGGCGATGTCCGGCTCCTTACTCATCCCCGGGAGCTGGATCTCATAAGGCAATTAATCCGGCTGCCTGAAGTAATTGAACTGGTTGCAAGCCAGCTGGCCTCCCACTATCTGGCTTTTTACTCTCAAGAACTGGCCAGTTCTTTCCACCTTTTTTACCGCGATTGCCGGGTTCTTTCCGCAAACCCGGATGATTTAGAACTCACCAAAGCCCGCTTGAAGTTGGTCAAGGCCACCCAAATAATACTGGGCAAAACTCTCAGACTTATGGGCGTAAGCGCACCTGAAAGGATGTAA
- a CDS encoding DUF72 domain-containing protein: MIYVGTSGFSYDDWVGPFYPENMAHQYWLPYYARHFKACELNFTYYRQPDRSTLKGLARRVPKGFLFTVKAYQKITHSRDAGDEDFREFLRGIEPLMQEGKLGCILAQFPYSFTPSRENRDYLKVIREKIPEIPVVVEFRNARWLVKETFDFLRENNLGFCCVDEPPLKGLIPPIAEATSDVAYVRFHGRNKEKWWEHEEAWQRYDYTYTREELQEWVPKIGYLQEKANIVFAFANNHWRGQAVDTARLLRDLLREEGYQVV; this comes from the coding sequence ATGATTTACGTGGGGACAAGTGGATTCAGTTATGACGATTGGGTTGGACCCTTTTACCCCGAGAACATGGCTCATCAGTACTGGCTCCCCTATTATGCTCGCCACTTCAAAGCCTGCGAGCTCAACTTCACCTACTACCGCCAGCCCGACCGCTCTACCCTGAAAGGTTTGGCCAGAAGAGTCCCGAAAGGTTTCCTCTTCACAGTGAAAGCCTATCAAAAGATAACCCACTCCCGCGATGCAGGGGATGAGGACTTCCGGGAATTTCTAAGGGGTATAGAGCCCCTGATGCAGGAGGGAAAGCTGGGCTGTATCCTCGCTCAGTTCCCTTATTCCTTCACCCCTTCCCGTGAGAACAGGGATTATTTGAAAGTCATAAGGGAAAAAATACCTGAAATTCCCGTTGTGGTGGAATTCCGCAATGCCCGCTGGCTGGTGAAAGAAACCTTTGATTTTCTGAGGGAGAACAATCTGGGGTTCTGCTGTGTGGATGAGCCTCCCCTCAAAGGCCTAATCCCCCCGATAGCTGAAGCTACCTCCGACGTGGCGTACGTCCGGTTTCACGGCCGCAATAAGGAAAAGTGGTGGGAACATGAAGAAGCGTGGCAAAGATACGATTACACCTATACCCGAGAAGAACTGCAGGAATGGGTACCAAAAATAGGTTACCTTCAGGAGAAGGCTAACATAGTTTTTGCCTTCGCCAACAATCACTGGCGGGGCCAGGCAGTGGATACAGCTCGCCTTCTGAGGGACCTCCTTCGAGAAGAGGGCTATCAGGTAGTTTGA